Proteins encoded by one window of Salvia splendens isolate huo1 chromosome 14, SspV2, whole genome shotgun sequence:
- the LOC121766146 gene encoding 60S ribosomal protein L7a-2-like: MAPKKGVKPVAAKKKVEKVVNPLFEKRPKQFGIGGALPPKKDLHRFVRWPQVVRIQRKKMILKQRLKVPPPIHQFSKTLDKNLATSLFKILLKYRPEDRAQKKDRLLKRAQAEAEGKTPETKKPIVVKYGLNHVTYLIEQNKAQLVVIAHDVDPIELVVWLPALCRKMEIPYCIVKGKARLGSIVHKKTASVLCLTSVKNEDKMEFSKILEAIKANFNDKYDETRKKWGGGVMGSKSQAKTKAKERVLAKEAAQRMT; this comes from the exons atg GCTCCAAAGAAGGGTGTGAAGCCGGTCGCCGCCAAGAAAAAGGTGGAGAAAGTTGTCAACCCACTATTCGAGAAGAGGCCGAAGCAGTTCGGAATCGGTGGCGCCCTCCCGCCTAAGAAGGACCTTCACAGGTTCGTGAGATGGCCCCAAGTCGTGCGGATTCAGCGCAAAAAGATGATCTTGAAGCAGCGCTTGAAGGTGCCGCCGCCGATTCATCAGTTCTCTAAAACGCTTGACAAGAATTTGG CAACTAGCCTCTTCAAGATACTTCTCAAGTACAGGCCTGAGGATAGAGCACAAAAGAAAGACAGGCTTTTGAAGAGAGCTCAAGCTGAGGCTGAGGGCAAAACCCCTGAGACCAAGAAGCCAATTGTGGTCAAGTATGGTCTGAACCATGTGACTTACCTGATTGAGCAG AACAAGGCTCAGTTGGTTGTGATTGCTCATGATGTTGATCCCATTGAGTTGGTTGTGTGGCTCCCTGCTTTGTGCAGGAAGATGGAGATCCCGTACTGCATTGTCAAGGGCAAAGCTAGATTGGGAAGC ATCGTCCACAAGAAAACTGCCTCAGTTTTGTGCTTGACCTCAGTAAAGAATGAGGACAAGATGGAATTCAGCAAAATCCTTGAGGCTATCAAG GCCAACTTCAACGACAAATACGACGAGACCAGGAAGAAGTGGGGAGGTGGTGTCATGGGATCAAAGTCACAGGCCAAGACCAAGGCTAAGGAGAGGGTTCTTGCCAAGGAGGCTGCTCAGAGGATGACCTAA